A single window of Microbispora hainanensis DNA harbors:
- a CDS encoding SCO3242 family prenyltransferase → MRAWLELVRAPAALSVPGDTLAGAAAAGRSARPGLAAASVLLYWAGMALNDWSDRKLDAKERPERPIPSGRISPAGALGLAAALTGAGVATAAVAGGRRGLALAGLLAGAAWAYDLRLKHTAAGPAAMAACRVLDVLLGAGPRMRAAAPMALAVGAHTYGITLLGRAEVDGATPATIAQALTATGASAALAAVACRGGDTTGRLGAAAMIAGYLATAGRAQAALRADPDPEQVRQAVRMSILGLIPLQAAAVAGRGRFAQAAALLAALPAGRWLSAKVSTS, encoded by the coding sequence ATGAGGGCCTGGCTGGAGCTGGTCCGCGCACCGGCCGCGCTGTCGGTTCCCGGGGACACGCTGGCCGGTGCGGCGGCGGCCGGACGATCGGCCCGGCCCGGCCTCGCCGCCGCGTCTGTGCTGCTCTACTGGGCCGGAATGGCGCTCAACGACTGGTCCGATCGCAAGCTCGACGCCAAGGAGCGGCCGGAACGGCCCATCCCCTCCGGCCGGATCAGCCCGGCGGGCGCCCTCGGCCTCGCCGCCGCCTTGACCGGCGCCGGGGTGGCCACCGCCGCGGTCGCCGGCGGACGGCGCGGGCTCGCGCTCGCGGGCCTGCTCGCCGGCGCGGCCTGGGCCTACGACCTGCGCCTCAAGCACACGGCGGCGGGCCCGGCCGCGATGGCGGCCTGCCGCGTGCTCGACGTTTTGCTCGGGGCGGGCCCGCGCATGCGGGCGGCCGCCCCCATGGCGCTGGCCGTCGGCGCCCACACCTACGGGATCACCCTGCTCGGCCGCGCCGAGGTGGACGGCGCCACCCCCGCGACCATCGCCCAGGCGCTCACCGCCACCGGCGCGTCCGCGGCGCTGGCCGCCGTCGCCTGCCGCGGCGGCGACACCACCGGACGGCTGGGCGCCGCCGCGATGATCGCCGGCTACCTGGCCACCGCGGGAAGGGCCCAGGCGGCGCTGCGCGCCGACCCCGACCCCGAGCAGGTGCGGCAGGCGGTGCGGATGAGCATCCTCGGCCTGATCCCGTTGCAGGCGGCCGCGGTGGCCGGGCGGGGCAGGTTCGCCCAGGCGGCGGCGCTGCTGGCCGCGCTGCCCGCCGGCCGGTGGCTGTCGGCGAAGGTGTCCACGTCGTGA
- a CDS encoding inositol-3-phosphate synthase, whose amino-acid sequence MPIGVWLVGARGSVATTAVVGAAAVRAGAAPPTGCVIEAANFPGDFTPLGDLVFGGHDVVALPLRKRAELLAQAGVLPPALTSLLATALDAAEAEIRHGYVPGEESQAQAARRLAADIADFRERHGLSRVVVVDVSSTEPPAEVPYATLADLDEALASGQDVLPASSLYAYAAFTAGCGYVAFTPSTGPTPPALDELARRRGLPYAGRDGKTGETLVKSALAPMFAGRALRVRSWSGLNLLGGGDGATLADPAARESKSASKARAVPAIVGDDVEGLTHIDYVADLGEWKTAWDHITFEGFLGVRMTMQFTWQGCDSALAAPLVLDLVRLVARAHEAGHRGVLPELGYFFKDPLGGGGHDLPGQYARLAAFAHELSEGRS is encoded by the coding sequence GTGCCCATCGGTGTCTGGCTGGTCGGCGCCCGAGGGTCCGTCGCGACCACGGCGGTGGTCGGGGCGGCGGCGGTTCGGGCGGGAGCGGCTCCGCCCACCGGGTGCGTCATCGAGGCCGCGAACTTCCCCGGGGACTTCACCCCCCTGGGCGACCTGGTGTTCGGTGGTCACGACGTGGTCGCCCTCCCGCTGCGCAAGAGGGCCGAGCTGCTCGCCCAGGCCGGCGTGCTCCCTCCCGCCCTGACGAGCCTGCTCGCCACGGCCCTCGACGCCGCCGAGGCCGAGATCAGGCACGGCTACGTCCCCGGCGAGGAGAGCCAGGCGCAGGCCGCGCGGCGGCTGGCCGCGGACATCGCGGACTTCCGGGAGCGGCATGGCCTGTCCCGCGTCGTCGTGGTGGACGTGTCGTCGACCGAGCCTCCCGCCGAGGTGCCGTACGCCACGCTCGCCGACCTGGACGAGGCGCTCGCGTCCGGACAGGATGTGCTCCCCGCCAGCTCCCTGTACGCCTACGCGGCGTTCACGGCCGGATGCGGCTACGTCGCGTTCACCCCCTCCACCGGCCCGACGCCCCCCGCACTGGACGAGCTGGCCCGGCGGCGCGGCCTGCCGTACGCGGGACGCGACGGCAAGACCGGGGAGACGCTGGTCAAGAGCGCGCTCGCGCCGATGTTCGCCGGCCGCGCGCTGCGGGTCCGCTCGTGGTCGGGGCTCAACCTCCTCGGCGGCGGTGACGGCGCCACGCTGGCCGACCCGGCGGCACGGGAGAGCAAGTCGGCCAGCAAGGCGCGGGCAGTCCCCGCGATCGTGGGCGACGACGTCGAGGGCCTGACGCACATCGACTACGTGGCCGACCTCGGCGAGTGGAAGACCGCCTGGGACCACATCACGTTCGAGGGATTCCTCGGCGTCCGGATGACCATGCAGTTCACCTGGCAGGGATGCGACTCGGCGCTGGCCGCCCCGCTCGTCCTCGATCTCGTGCGGCTCGTCGCGCGGGCCCACGAGGCCGGGCACCGCGGCGTGCTCCCCGAGCTCGGCTACTTCTTCAAGGACCCGCTGGGCGGCGGCGGGCACGACCTGCCCGGCCAGTACGCCCGGCTGGCGGCGTTCGCGCACGAGCTGTCGGAGGGGCGGTCATGA
- a CDS encoding sugar phosphate isomerase/epimerase family protein, whose translation MSAYEEEIETAGTLGRRLGLNRRRFLAATTGMAAAAAVAAAGPMKSAAQAAAAGNGVLVPPGKRGIILYTVRDATARDPLSTTLPSGFRAVFEELSRIGYKQVEFAGYSQHANAEGGADLETVEGARLLRTWLDDNGLEAEGNHGFIPGSWPLSQADLDRFKLHLEIANILGMGHVGTGNDPTSSAYKADWDVAAEKWNTLGEIATAAGLKLYTHNHDVAYSFLLDSGPLDAQGRPTRSSGIRRLEYFLTQTDPGKVWLEMDIFWAHVAQYKYKTYTAPDGSTQTQVFNPLGVVQAQTKRFPLFHAKDGKINTATSNGYDMVPFGTGDIDYKTFFSQMGAKGYHNPMYEQDNAPGGSANPAQSLQYAELSYKNIAKLRG comes from the coding sequence ATGAGCGCGTACGAAGAAGAGATCGAGACCGCCGGCACCCTCGGCCGCAGGCTGGGCCTCAACCGCCGGCGGTTCCTCGCGGCCACGACCGGCATGGCGGCTGCCGCCGCCGTGGCCGCGGCCGGCCCGATGAAGTCGGCCGCGCAGGCGGCGGCCGCGGGCAACGGCGTGCTCGTGCCGCCCGGCAAGCGGGGCATCATCCTCTACACCGTGCGCGACGCCACCGCACGCGACCCGCTGTCGACCACTCTCCCGTCCGGCTTCCGCGCCGTGTTCGAGGAGCTCAGCCGGATCGGCTACAAGCAGGTGGAGTTCGCCGGTTACAGCCAGCACGCCAACGCCGAGGGCGGCGCCGACCTGGAGACCGTCGAGGGCGCCCGCCTGCTGCGCACCTGGCTGGACGACAACGGCCTGGAGGCCGAGGGCAACCACGGCTTCATCCCCGGCTCCTGGCCGCTGAGCCAGGCCGACCTCGACCGCTTCAAGCTCCACCTGGAGATCGCCAACATCCTCGGCATGGGCCACGTCGGCACCGGCAACGACCCCACCAGCAGCGCGTACAAGGCCGACTGGGACGTGGCCGCCGAGAAGTGGAACACGCTGGGCGAGATCGCCACCGCGGCCGGCCTCAAGCTCTACACCCACAACCACGACGTGGCCTACAGCTTCCTGCTCGACAGCGGCCCGCTCGACGCCCAGGGCAGGCCCACCCGTTCCTCCGGCATCCGCCGCCTCGAGTACTTCCTCACGCAGACCGACCCGGGCAAGGTCTGGCTGGAGATGGACATCTTCTGGGCGCACGTGGCCCAGTACAAGTACAAGACCTACACCGCGCCCGACGGCTCCACCCAGACGCAGGTCTTCAACCCGCTCGGCGTCGTGCAGGCCCAGACGAAGCGGTTCCCGCTGTTCCACGCCAAGGACGGCAAGATCAACACCGCCACGTCCAACGGCTACGACATGGTTCCGTTCGGCACCGGCGACATCGACTACAAGACCTTCTTCTCGCAGATGGGCGCCAAGGGCTACCACAACCCGATGTACGAGCAGGACAACGCGCCCGGCGGCTCGGCCAACCCGGCGCAGTCGCTGCAGTACGCCGAGCTGAGCTACAAGAACATCGCCAAGCTCCGCGGCTGA
- a CDS encoding DUF4349 domain-containing protein codes for MRQIRYGAAALAAVAFLVTGCGGSGTSMSDAAGGAGTAADAEAPVAAITPGGAAQERAPATGGGNGGGGGLEKTRIDPADRAIIYQAELSVEAEKVAAAADRAKAIVTGAGGYVAEERSETIPGGEQSTITFKVPPARYADVLAQLGRDLGKRLSVRQNAQDVTEEVADVASRVKSAEAALGQFRTLLSKANKIGEILEIEREISSREADLESLQARQKALEAQTGMATVTLTLLPRPQSSPRPEKKDDAGGFLAGLRTGWDTLTTSTVVALTVLGALLPWLVVAGVVWLAVRMIMRRLRPRATPPAGPVPPGAVPPAPGSPGPQEDGDENRDANRDQDRESERTPG; via the coding sequence ATGAGGCAGATCCGGTACGGCGCGGCGGCCCTGGCGGCCGTCGCCTTTCTGGTGACGGGATGCGGCGGCTCGGGCACGTCCATGAGCGACGCGGCCGGCGGCGCCGGCACCGCAGCGGACGCGGAGGCCCCCGTGGCCGCGATCACGCCCGGGGGCGCGGCTCAGGAGCGGGCGCCCGCGACAGGCGGCGGGAACGGCGGGGGCGGCGGGCTGGAGAAGACCCGGATCGACCCGGCCGACCGGGCGATCATCTATCAGGCCGAGCTCAGCGTCGAGGCCGAGAAGGTCGCGGCGGCGGCCGACCGCGCGAAGGCGATCGTGACGGGCGCCGGTGGATACGTCGCCGAGGAGCGCAGCGAGACCATCCCCGGCGGCGAACAGTCGACGATCACGTTCAAGGTGCCCCCGGCGCGCTATGCCGACGTGCTGGCCCAGCTCGGGCGCGATCTCGGCAAACGCCTGTCGGTGCGGCAGAACGCGCAGGACGTCACCGAGGAGGTCGCCGACGTCGCCAGCCGGGTGAAGTCGGCCGAGGCCGCGCTCGGGCAGTTCCGCACGCTGCTGTCGAAGGCGAACAAGATCGGCGAGATCCTGGAGATCGAACGGGAGATCTCCAGCCGCGAGGCCGATCTGGAGTCGCTGCAGGCCCGGCAGAAGGCCCTGGAGGCGCAGACCGGCATGGCCACCGTGACGCTCACCCTGCTGCCCCGGCCGCAGTCCTCGCCCCGGCCCGAGAAGAAGGACGACGCGGGCGGCTTCCTCGCCGGGCTGCGCACCGGGTGGGACACCCTGACCACGTCGACCGTGGTGGCGCTGACCGTGCTGGGCGCGCTGCTGCCCTGGCTCGTCGTGGCGGGAGTGGTGTGGCTGGCCGTACGGATGATCATGCGCCGGCTGCGCCCCCGCGCCACCCCGCCGGCCGGTCCGGTGCCCCCCGGCGCCGTGCCTCCCGCTCCCGGCTCGCCGGGGCCGCAGGAGGACGGTGACGAGAACCGGGACGCGAACCGGGATCAGGACCGGGAGTCCGAGCGCACGCCGGGGTAG
- the hemE gene encoding uroporphyrinogen decarboxylase: MKPQLADSVFIRACRREPVPHTPVWFMRQAGRSLPEYRRVRAGVEMLTACATPDLVVEITMQPVRRYGTDAAIFFSDIVVPLKAIGVDLDIKPGVGPVVGTPIRDKAGMDVLRPLEPDDVPYVTEAIGALTGELGGTPLIGFAGGPFTLASYLIEGGPSKNHDRTKAMMYGEPELWHELMERLATITLAFLRVQVAAGASAVQLFDSWVGAVAPQDYRTYVLPHTSRIFAGLADLGVPRIHFGVGTGELLGLMGEAGADVVGVDWRVPLDEAALRVGAGKALQGNLDPAILLAPWEVVERRARDVLERGRVAEGHVFNLGHGVLPSTDPGQLTRLTEFVHESSAR; encoded by the coding sequence GTGAAACCCCAGCTCGCCGATTCCGTTTTCATTCGCGCGTGCCGGCGCGAGCCCGTTCCGCACACGCCGGTGTGGTTCATGCGCCAGGCCGGGCGGTCGCTGCCCGAATACCGCAGGGTGCGCGCGGGCGTCGAGATGCTCACCGCCTGCGCCACGCCCGACCTGGTGGTCGAGATCACCATGCAGCCGGTCCGCAGGTACGGCACGGACGCGGCGATCTTCTTCAGCGACATCGTGGTGCCGCTCAAGGCCATCGGCGTCGACCTCGACATCAAGCCGGGCGTCGGCCCGGTCGTCGGGACCCCCATCCGCGACAAGGCGGGCATGGATGTCCTGCGGCCGCTGGAGCCCGACGACGTCCCGTACGTGACGGAGGCGATCGGCGCGCTCACCGGCGAGCTGGGCGGCACCCCGCTGATCGGCTTCGCGGGAGGGCCGTTCACGCTCGCGTCCTACCTGATCGAGGGCGGCCCCTCCAAGAACCACGACCGCACCAAGGCCATGATGTACGGCGAGCCCGAGCTGTGGCACGAGCTGATGGAGCGGCTCGCCACGATCACGCTCGCCTTCCTGCGCGTGCAGGTCGCGGCGGGAGCCTCGGCCGTACAGCTCTTCGACTCGTGGGTGGGCGCGGTCGCGCCGCAGGACTACCGCACCTACGTGCTGCCGCACACCAGCCGGATCTTCGCCGGGCTGGCGGACCTCGGCGTGCCGCGCATCCACTTCGGCGTCGGCACCGGCGAGCTGCTCGGCCTCATGGGCGAGGCCGGGGCCGACGTGGTGGGCGTCGACTGGCGGGTGCCGCTCGACGAGGCCGCGCTGCGCGTCGGCGCGGGCAAGGCCCTGCAGGGCAACCTCGACCCGGCGATCCTGCTCGCGCCCTGGGAGGTCGTCGAGAGGCGGGCCAGGGACGTGCTCGAACGGGGCCGGGTGGCCGAGGGGCATGTGTTCAACCTCGGCCACGGCGTGCTTCCCTCGACCGACCCCGGCCAGCTCACCCGGCTCACCGAGTTCGTCCACGAGTCGTCGGCCCGCTGA
- a CDS encoding DUF3000 domain-containing protein, with protein sequence MTLGEPPAPPAAFRRALETLRPAEVRPEIELEDIPAPQRLAPYSGAVGASVYRDDDELAVGRLIMLFDPEGQRGWEGPFRLVAYVRADMEPEMTTDPLLGPVAWSWLTEALDAHGATYAAVGGTVTRAVSEGFGGKADDPVTTEIELRASWSPLDEDLSPHAAAWCDLMCLAAGIPPLPPDVATLHPRPARRDDPKVP encoded by the coding sequence ATGACCCTCGGTGAACCGCCTGCGCCTCCCGCCGCCTTCCGGCGCGCGCTCGAGACGCTGCGCCCCGCCGAGGTGCGGCCGGAGATCGAGCTGGAGGACATTCCCGCACCCCAGCGGCTCGCACCGTATTCCGGTGCCGTCGGGGCCTCGGTGTACCGTGACGACGACGAACTCGCCGTCGGCCGCCTGATCATGCTGTTCGACCCCGAGGGGCAGCGCGGCTGGGAGGGACCGTTCCGCCTCGTCGCCTACGTACGCGCCGACATGGAGCCGGAGATGACCACAGACCCGCTGCTGGGGCCGGTGGCCTGGAGCTGGCTCACCGAGGCGCTCGACGCCCACGGCGCGACGTACGCCGCGGTGGGCGGCACGGTCACCCGCGCCGTCTCCGAGGGTTTCGGCGGCAAGGCGGACGACCCCGTCACCACGGAGATCGAGCTGCGGGCCTCCTGGTCGCCGCTCGACGAGGACCTGTCGCCGCACGCCGCCGCGTGGTGCGACCTCATGTGCCTGGCCGCGGGCATCCCTCCGCTGCCCCCCGACGTCGCCACGCTGCATCCGCGCCCCGCCCGCCGAGATGATCCGAAAGTTCCTTAG
- a CDS encoding HRDC domain-containing protein encodes MTEPVVQPLLEPREGIPPVIEDSAALAAAVDAFARGSGPVAVDAERASGYRYSGRAYLVQLRRAGAGTALIDPIKCPDLSALDEAVRDAEIVLHAANQDLPCLAELGFRPRRLFDTELAGRLLGYERVGLGTMVELVLGLRLEKGHSAADWSARPLPEDWLRYAALDVEVLVELRDVLHDELADAGKLEWALEEFASILAAPAHPPRTDPWRRTSGIHRVRTLRGLAVVRELWTLRDEIAREADLAPGRVLPDSAIVQAALDQPRTTKALTEITPFVGRSARRHLNDWLTAVNRARTMPEAALPQPVGPGDGPPPANRWADRDPAAAKRLAAARAVVATLADEHRMPTENLLQPDAVRRLTWEPPAPVSEETVAARLRSLGAREWQIGLTVHPLTKALERLEIKGEV; translated from the coding sequence GTGACAGAACCCGTAGTCCAGCCGTTGTTGGAGCCGCGCGAGGGAATCCCGCCCGTCATCGAGGACTCCGCCGCACTCGCGGCCGCCGTCGACGCCTTCGCCCGTGGGTCGGGGCCGGTGGCCGTCGACGCCGAGCGTGCCTCCGGATACCGCTACAGCGGCCGTGCCTACCTGGTGCAGCTGCGCCGGGCCGGCGCGGGCACCGCGCTGATCGACCCCATCAAGTGTCCCGACCTGTCCGCGCTGGACGAGGCCGTACGCGACGCCGAGATCGTCCTGCACGCCGCGAACCAGGACCTGCCATGCCTGGCCGAGCTCGGCTTCCGCCCGCGGCGGCTGTTCGACACCGAGCTGGCCGGGCGGCTGCTGGGCTACGAGCGGGTCGGCCTGGGCACGATGGTCGAGCTGGTCCTCGGCCTGCGGCTGGAGAAGGGGCACTCCGCCGCCGACTGGTCGGCCCGCCCGCTGCCGGAAGACTGGCTGCGCTACGCCGCGCTCGACGTCGAGGTGCTGGTCGAGCTGCGCGACGTGCTGCACGACGAGCTGGCCGACGCCGGCAAGCTGGAGTGGGCGCTGGAGGAGTTCGCGTCGATCCTGGCCGCGCCCGCCCATCCCCCGCGTACGGACCCCTGGCGGCGCACCTCGGGCATCCACCGGGTGCGCACGCTGCGCGGGCTCGCCGTGGTGCGGGAGCTGTGGACGCTGCGCGACGAGATCGCGCGGGAGGCCGATCTCGCGCCGGGCCGCGTGCTGCCGGACTCGGCGATAGTGCAGGCCGCCCTCGACCAGCCGCGTACGACGAAGGCCCTCACCGAGATCACGCCGTTCGTCGGCCGCAGCGCGCGCCGCCACCTCAACGACTGGCTGACGGCGGTGAACCGGGCCCGCACGATGCCGGAGGCGGCGCTGCCGCAGCCCGTGGGGCCCGGTGACGGTCCTCCCCCGGCCAACCGGTGGGCCGACCGCGACCCGGCCGCCGCCAAGCGGCTCGCGGCGGCGCGTGCCGTCGTCGCCACGCTCGCCGACGAGCACCGCATGCCGACGGAGAACCTCCTCCAGCCCGACGCCGTACGCAGGCTGACCTGGGAGCCGCCCGCGCCGGTCAGCGAGGAGACCGTGGCGGCCCGGCTGCGCTCGCTGGGCGCGCGGGAGTGGCAGATCGGCCTGACCGTCCACCCGCTGACCAAGGCGCTCGAACGGCTGGAGATCAAGGGAGAGGTGTGA
- a CDS encoding glyoxalase: MRDGDAGSSFGYRLHHVQLAIPPGAEGDCRAFYVGVLGMTEIGKPPVLAARGGLWVRAGALEIHLGVEGDFRPARKAHPGILVTGLDDLAARLTSAGVEVSWDPHFPGHRRFYAHDNVGNRLEFLEPL, from the coding sequence GTGCGGGACGGGGACGCGGGCTCTTCCTTCGGCTATCGCCTGCACCACGTCCAGCTCGCCATCCCGCCCGGGGCGGAGGGCGACTGCCGCGCCTTCTACGTGGGCGTGCTCGGGATGACCGAGATCGGCAAGCCCCCCGTGCTCGCCGCGCGCGGGGGCCTGTGGGTGCGGGCCGGGGCCCTGGAGATCCACCTCGGTGTGGAGGGCGACTTCCGCCCGGCGCGCAAGGCGCACCCGGGCATCCTGGTGACCGGCCTCGACGACCTCGCCGCGCGCCTGACGTCCGCCGGCGTCGAGGTCTCCTGGGACCCGCACTTCCCCGGCCACCGCCGCTTCTACGCCCACGACAACGTCGGCAACCGGCTGGAGTTCCTCGAACCCCTGTGA
- a CDS encoding thiolase family protein, with product MPASREVVFVDGVRTPFGKSGPKGLYAETRADDLVVRVIRELMRRNPGLPPERVDEVAIAATTQIGDQGLTIGRAAAVLAGLPKSVPGYAIDRMCAGAMTAVTTVAGGISFGAYDVAIAGGVEHMGRHPMGEGVDPNPRFLSEQLVDGSALVMGMTAENLHDRYPSITKERADAFAVASQEKAAKAYADGKIQRDLVPMATRKAAEGWGLATVDEPPRPGTTMEGLRGLKTPFRPHGRVTAGNASGINDGATGCIVAAEDVAREFGLTPRMRLVSYAFAGVDPEVMGIGPIPSTERALRLAGLSIGDIGLIEINEAYAVQVLAFLEHFGIADDDPRVNPYGGAIAFGHPLASSGVRLMTHLSREFAERPDVRYGITTMCVGMGMGGTVIWENLA from the coding sequence GTGCCTGCGTCCCGTGAAGTCGTCTTCGTCGACGGCGTTCGGACGCCTTTCGGCAAGTCGGGCCCGAAGGGCCTGTACGCCGAGACGCGTGCCGACGACCTGGTAGTCCGCGTCATCCGCGAGCTGATGCGGCGCAACCCCGGCCTCCCCCCGGAGCGGGTGGACGAGGTCGCCATCGCGGCCACCACCCAGATCGGCGACCAGGGCCTGACCATCGGCCGGGCCGCGGCGGTGCTCGCCGGCCTGCCGAAGTCGGTCCCCGGCTACGCCATCGACCGCATGTGCGCCGGCGCGATGACCGCCGTCACCACCGTGGCGGGCGGCATCTCCTTCGGCGCGTACGACGTGGCCATCGCCGGCGGCGTCGAGCACATGGGCCGCCACCCCATGGGCGAGGGGGTGGACCCCAACCCCCGGTTCCTGTCCGAGCAGCTCGTGGACGGCTCGGCGCTGGTCATGGGCATGACCGCGGAGAACCTGCACGACCGCTATCCGTCCATCACCAAGGAGCGCGCCGACGCCTTCGCCGTCGCCTCCCAGGAGAAGGCCGCCAAGGCGTACGCCGACGGCAAGATCCAGCGCGACCTCGTGCCGATGGCCACCCGCAAGGCCGCCGAAGGCTGGGGCCTGGCCACCGTGGACGAGCCCCCGCGCCCCGGCACGACGATGGAGGGCCTGCGCGGGCTGAAGACCCCCTTCCGGCCGCACGGGCGGGTCACGGCGGGCAACGCCTCCGGCATCAACGACGGCGCGACCGGCTGCATCGTGGCCGCCGAGGACGTGGCCCGCGAGTTCGGCCTCACCCCGCGCATGCGGCTGGTGTCGTACGCCTTCGCCGGCGTCGACCCCGAGGTCATGGGCATCGGGCCGATCCCCTCCACCGAGCGCGCGCTGCGCCTGGCCGGGCTGTCCATCGGCGACATCGGCCTGATCGAGATCAACGAGGCGTACGCCGTCCAGGTGCTGGCCTTCCTGGAGCACTTCGGCATCGCCGACGACGACCCCCGGGTCAACCCGTACGGCGGCGCGATCGCGTTCGGCCACCCGCTCGCGTCGTCGGGCGTGCGGCTGATGACGCATCTGTCGCGGGAGTTCGCCGAGCGTCCGGACGTCCGCTACGGGATCACCACGATGTGCGTCGGCATGGGCATGGGCGGCACCGTCATCTGGGAGAACCTCGCATGA